Proteins encoded within one genomic window of Thermodesulfobacteriota bacterium:
- a CDS encoding NUDIX hydrolase: MVKKWDLVKSERITSNRVFSTRKDAAVSPVTGERHDFFVIEAPDWVNIVALTGEGDRDVVLIRQYRHGIRSETIEIPGGMIDPGETPLEAARRELLEETGYASDEWVELGAVVPNPAIQNNRCATFLARSAKKIEEPHFDTTEDIVAYTAPLSDVPGLVRTGKITHSLVICAFYLLSVAE; this comes from the coding sequence ATGGTAAAGAAATGGGATCTCGTAAAATCGGAGCGTATCACGTCGAACAGGGTATTTTCGACACGGAAGGACGCAGCCGTATCGCCCGTCACCGGCGAGCGGCACGACTTTTTCGTCATCGAGGCCCCGGACTGGGTTAATATAGTCGCGCTCACGGGAGAGGGCGACCGGGACGTCGTGCTCATAAGGCAGTACAGGCACGGAATACGTTCCGAGACCATAGAGATACCGGGCGGTATGATAGACCCCGGCGAGACGCCGCTCGAAGCCGCCAGAAGGGAGCTCCTCGAAGAGACCGGGTACGCCTCGGACGAGTGGGTCGAGCTCGGAGCCGTCGTTCCGAACCCCGCCATACAGAACAACAGGTGCGCGACCTTCCTCGCGCGGTCGGCGAAGAAAATCGAGGAGCCCCATTTCGACACGACGGAAGATATAGTCGCCTATACGGCCCCGCTTTCGGACGTGCCCGGGCTCGTCAGAACGGGGAAGATCACACATTCCCTTGTTATATGTGCGTTTTACCTTCTGAGTGTTGCCGAATAG
- the trmB gene encoding tRNA (guanosine(46)-N7)-methyltransferase TrmB produces MKKLRDINPILDVSLHTIPLDLESVFGNAGERALEIGFGDGDFLIECALADPGANFLGVEVKKRRFNTAVKSAARRKAANVKFLHMEAVIAARELFPPDSFSAVYINFPDPWPKDRHEKHRIVNPWFLTLLSGIMKKGGVLELASDHREYVANALETLGAMECFSPVFGEPGYVNEIPGRPLTGYEREFREEGREIYYAKFTNLK; encoded by the coding sequence TTGAAAAAGCTCCGCGATATTAACCCGATACTCGACGTATCGCTCCATACGATCCCGCTCGACCTCGAAAGCGTATTCGGCAACGCAGGCGAACGCGCCCTCGAAATAGGCTTCGGCGACGGGGACTTCCTCATAGAATGCGCCCTCGCCGATCCCGGCGCGAACTTCCTCGGCGTGGAGGTAAAAAAGAGGCGCTTCAACACGGCGGTAAAAAGCGCCGCGAGAAGGAAGGCCGCCAACGTAAAATTCCTCCACATGGAGGCCGTCATCGCGGCAAGGGAGCTCTTCCCGCCCGATTCCTTTTCGGCCGTCTACATCAACTTCCCTGACCCCTGGCCAAAGGACAGGCACGAAAAACACAGGATAGTCAACCCCTGGTTCCTGACGCTCCTTTCCGGGATCATGAAAAAAGGCGGCGTCCTCGAGCTCGCGAGCGACCACAGGGAATACGTCGCCAACGCCCTCGAGACCCTCGGCGCCATGGAGTGCTTCTCCCCGGTTTTCGGCGAGCCCGGATACGTTAACGAGATTCCCGGAAGGCCGCTGACCGGCTACGAGAGGGAATTCAGGGAAGAGGGAAGAGAGATTTATTATGCGAAGTTTACAAACCTCAAATGA
- the aroB gene encoding 3-dehydroquinate synthase → MNTIRVNLKKEEDKSYDIVIKEGALGGVPRDLGEAGLAHRLAIVTDSNVAPIYGEKLLSACEAEGLAPLLITFPAGERHKSRETKALIEDRMLEAGFGRDSAVIALGGGVVGDVAGYVAATYSRGVPYVQIPTTLVACVDSSVGGKTGVDTPHGKNLIGAFHQPWRVYADVETLMTLDVKEIREGLAEVIKYGVIADPALFSYLEDNIGKILEYDRAALEHVVVRGCEIKAGVVEKDERESNLRKILNFGHTIGHAVENLSGYAVTHGQAVAIGMVAEGKIAVGMGLFGEAGLERLVRLIEKAGLPTEVPAGMDAGEIAGAMKLDKKSRGGKIEMVLPESLGRMAEPGGSYGIRIDEALIPAAIK, encoded by the coding sequence ATGAACACGATAAGAGTCAACCTGAAAAAAGAAGAAGACAAATCCTACGACATAGTCATAAAGGAAGGGGCGCTCGGCGGCGTTCCGCGCGACCTCGGGGAAGCCGGTCTCGCACACAGGCTCGCGATAGTGACGGATTCCAACGTCGCCCCCATCTACGGAGAAAAGCTCCTGTCCGCGTGCGAGGCCGAGGGGCTTGCCCCCCTTCTGATTACATTCCCCGCCGGCGAGAGGCATAAGAGCAGGGAAACGAAGGCCCTCATCGAAGACCGCATGCTCGAAGCCGGGTTCGGCAGGGACTCGGCCGTGATCGCGCTCGGGGGCGGGGTCGTCGGCGACGTCGCCGGGTACGTGGCCGCTACCTACAGCCGCGGCGTCCCGTACGTCCAGATTCCGACCACGCTCGTCGCGTGCGTGGACAGCTCGGTCGGCGGGAAGACGGGCGTCGACACCCCTCACGGGAAGAACCTCATCGGTGCGTTTCACCAGCCCTGGCGCGTATACGCCGACGTCGAGACGCTCATGACCCTCGACGTGAAGGAAATAAGAGAAGGCCTCGCCGAGGTCATAAAATACGGCGTCATTGCCGACCCGGCGCTCTTTTCGTACCTGGAAGACAATATCGGCAAGATCCTCGAATACGACCGCGCCGCCCTGGAGCACGTCGTCGTCAGGGGGTGCGAGATTAAAGCCGGGGTCGTCGAGAAGGACGAGCGGGAATCCAATCTCCGGAAGATTTTAAACTTCGGCCACACGATAGGCCACGCCGTCGAGAACCTCTCGGGCTACGCCGTCACCCACGGCCAGGCCGTGGCCATAGGCATGGTCGCCGAGGGCAAGATAGCAGTCGGCATGGGGCTCTTCGGTGAAGCCGGGCTCGAAAGGCTCGTCCGGCTCATCGAAAAGGCGGGCCTCCCGACGGAGGTCCCGGCCGGCATGGACGCCGGAGAGATAGCGGGGGCGATGAAGCTCGACAAAAAATCCCGGGGCGGGAAGATAGAAATGGTCCTCCCCGAGTCCCTGGGCCGCATGGCCGAGCCCGGCGGAAGCTACGGCATAAGGATAGACGAAGCGCTCATACCGGCCGCGATAAAGTAA
- a CDS encoding diacylglycerol kinase family protein, translating to MKKIGIILNPSAKINSRKTAGVLKSLGDTFGDKAVLRTTKNKGELPGAVKKLRKEKIEILLISGGDGTICNVLTEYVNQHGEDGLPIVVPLMGGTINMIGSDAGLRNSQLSIARKINDYIDKGKPLPFTERSLVRVTDASRESPAYGFTWIDGLLYNFLLEYYGQGAGIQVASVMTMKMLVALISNADSSTFKNIDSAVHMDGVRLPHEGHVLLIASGLRKLVFGFDIFAEKSEPGVTFNAVYIREEYLRKNRHTLPLGLYRSLKSDPAGNFVNRALSSLRVERNMGYIIDGEIFKHEEPVDVTMEPGPGIRIISFHGEKKLPPENRIEIPYGKIE from the coding sequence ATGAAAAAGATAGGCATTATCCTGAACCCCTCGGCCAAGATAAACAGCAGGAAAACCGCGGGCGTCCTCAAGAGCCTCGGCGACACGTTCGGCGACAAGGCCGTTCTCCGCACGACGAAAAACAAGGGGGAGCTCCCCGGCGCCGTAAAGAAGCTCAGGAAGGAAAAGATAGAAATCCTCCTCATAAGCGGCGGCGACGGCACCATCTGCAACGTGCTTACGGAATACGTAAACCAGCACGGCGAAGACGGGCTCCCGATAGTAGTCCCCCTCATGGGCGGGACCATCAACATGATAGGCTCCGACGCCGGGCTAAGGAACAGCCAGCTCTCGATCGCGAGGAAGATCAACGATTATATAGACAAGGGAAAGCCCCTCCCCTTCACCGAGCGGAGCCTCGTCCGCGTCACCGACGCGAGCCGCGAAAGCCCCGCCTACGGGTTTACGTGGATAGACGGCCTCCTCTACAACTTCCTCCTCGAATACTACGGCCAGGGCGCCGGGATCCAGGTGGCCTCCGTGATGACTATGAAGATGCTCGTGGCGCTCATATCCAACGCCGACAGCAGCACATTCAAAAACATCGATTCCGCCGTGCACATGGACGGCGTAAGGCTTCCCCACGAGGGCCACGTCCTCCTGATAGCCTCGGGGCTGAGGAAGCTCGTCTTCGGCTTCGACATCTTCGCCGAAAAGTCCGAGCCCGGCGTCACGTTCAACGCCGTCTACATAAGAGAGGAGTACCTCAGGAAGAACAGGCACACGCTGCCCCTCGGGCTCTACAGGAGCCTCAAGTCCGACCCGGCCGGCAACTTCGTAAACAGGGCGCTCTCGTCCTTAAGGGTCGAAAGGAACATGGGCTACATAATCGACGGCGAGATATTCAAACACGAAGAGCCTGTCGATGTCACGATGGAGCCCGGCCCCGGAATCAGGATAATATCCTTCCATGGCGAGAAGAAGCTCCCGCCCGAAAACAGGATAGAAATCCCCTACGGAAAAATCGAATGA
- a CDS encoding adenine phosphoribosyltransferase translates to MVELREYIRDIPGFPREGIIFHDITPLLQNAKAFCGAISRMAELLGDKEIDFLVGIESRGFIFASALALKLGTGLVIVRKPGKLPYVTINASYDLEYGSDSLEVHRDAIHDGSRVVLIDDLLATGGTARAAGDLVRQLGGEIAGYCFLVELTGLGGKAKLAPGPVWSVLEYDL, encoded by the coding sequence ATGGTAGAGCTTAGAGAATATATAAGGGATATACCCGGATTCCCGCGTGAGGGAATAATATTCCACGACATCACACCGCTCCTTCAGAACGCAAAGGCGTTCTGCGGGGCAATAAGCCGTATGGCGGAGCTGCTCGGGGACAAGGAGATAGACTTCCTCGTCGGCATAGAATCGAGGGGGTTCATATTCGCCTCGGCGCTCGCGCTCAAGCTCGGGACGGGGCTCGTCATCGTAAGAAAGCCGGGTAAGCTCCCCTACGTCACGATAAACGCATCATACGACCTCGAATACGGCTCGGACTCCCTCGAGGTTCACAGGGACGCGATACACGACGGCAGCAGGGTCGTCCTCATAGACGACCTCCTCGCGACGGGAGGCACGGCCAGGGCTGCGGGCGATCTCGTCCGCCAGCTCGGCGGAGAGATCGCGGGCTACTGCTTTCTCGTCGAGCTCACGGGGCTCGGCGGCAAGGCGAAGCTCGCGCCCGGCCCCGTATGGTCCGTGCTCGAATACGACCTATGA
- a CDS encoding LysM peptidoglycan-binding domain-containing M23 family metallopeptidase codes for MSSLVLVLTAACGSKKTFAPPPHTEVVPRVSEEDIAKCLREPVTLRAGNGYHVLEAGETLYRVSRIYDTTVDELIEINNIQDYTDIPTGTRLRVPGVTQPSSFIRPLPGGISSGYGKRGRRFHWGIDIPAPGGTPIRAPADGLVLVSTNGMRGFTGYGRVVVIEHGNGISTLYAHNKSNEVKAGSCIRAGEVLGRVGATGNATGNHLHFEIRKNGKPVNPLDYLP; via the coding sequence TTGAGCTCGCTCGTGCTCGTACTGACGGCGGCCTGCGGTAGCAAGAAGACTTTTGCCCCGCCGCCTCACACCGAGGTAGTGCCCAGGGTCAGCGAGGAAGACATAGCCAAATGTCTCAGAGAACCCGTCACGCTCAGGGCGGGGAACGGGTACCACGTGCTCGAAGCGGGCGAGACGCTCTACAGGGTCTCCAGGATCTACGATACCACAGTCGACGAGCTCATAGAGATAAACAACATACAGGACTACACCGACATCCCGACGGGCACCCGCCTCAGGGTCCCCGGCGTCACCCAGCCTTCGAGCTTCATCCGGCCCCTTCCCGGCGGCATCTCGTCCGGGTACGGTAAAAGGGGCCGGAGGTTCCACTGGGGCATAGACATCCCGGCCCCGGGCGGGACGCCCATAAGGGCCCCTGCGGACGGGCTCGTGCTAGTGAGCACGAACGGCATGAGGGGATTTACGGGCTACGGCAGGGTGGTCGTCATAGAGCACGGAAACGGAATAAGCACATTATACGCGCACAATAAATCGAACGAAGTCAAAGCGGGCTCGTGCATCAGGGCCGGGGAGGTGCTGGGGAGGGTCGGCGCCACTGGGAACGCCACGGGGAATCATCTCCACTTCGAGATAAGAAAGAACGGAAAGCCCGTAAACCCGCTCGATTACCTTCCCTAG
- a CDS encoding TIGR00725 family protein: MKTVIGVIGASEAASGERETALEVGRQIAGKGAVLLCGGSGGVMEAACMGARSKGGLTVGIIPGVSKSDANRYVDIPIVTGMGHGRNVIVASSCDAVIAIGGGFGTLSEIAFALRLKIPVVGIRTWDVSSEIKKATGPDEAVDMAVELARARTDGGLR, translated from the coding sequence ATGAAAACTGTTATCGGCGTGATAGGGGCTTCCGAAGCGGCTTCGGGCGAGCGCGAAACGGCGCTTGAAGTCGGCAGGCAAATCGCCGGTAAAGGGGCCGTCCTCTTATGCGGAGGCTCCGGGGGAGTGATGGAGGCCGCCTGCATGGGGGCCCGCTCTAAAGGGGGACTGACGGTAGGCATCATACCGGGGGTGTCCAAATCGGACGCCAACAGGTACGTGGACATACCGATAGTTACAGGAATGGGGCACGGAAGGAACGTCATCGTCGCAAGCTCGTGCGACGCGGTGATTGCGATAGGCGGAGGGTTCGGCACGCTGTCCGAAATAGCCTTCGCCCTCAGATTGAAAATACCGGTCGTAGGGATAAGAACCTGGGATGTATCGTCTGAGATTAAAAAAGCAACCGGCCCCGACGAGGCAGTGGATATGGCTGTTGAGCTCGCTCGTGCTCGTACTGACGGCGGCCTGCGGTAG
- a CDS encoding asparagine synthase-related protein yields the protein MCGLCGFMDEGEDVPLSEGLDMLSKIRHRGPDQVGVYLDGEVSSAEKISGLKLKRSSGSICLAQSRLEIVGGRDGVQPIAGERLTLVHNGEIYNHRELRKLLVDDFGTGSDSEVVLRVLEEYYDGDLLGAVKQAMPVLDGMYALAVTDGDSLVLARDPIGKKPLYYTDGLPFYFASERKALLHARSNDEIKRVLPGKLVLVNGDGVSVHGGYEVERPPIEINDMEEAICAYGEAFDRAVEKRVRGLDRVGVLFSGGIDSVLVARALQQKGLRVTCYTVGAEGSGDVDMAVKAARELGLEINVEYLTDASISSCLPEVIKSIELNGLLQVEVAIPMYIAARNCARDGHKVMFSGQAADELFAGYSWYRDVVREHGHLYLHQKLWEDIDKLYEDTLEREDRMAMAHSIELRAPFLDREVMRTAMRIAPHLKLTGGDDVYGKRVHRELSMRKGIPREFAYREKSPAQEGTGVHDMIQALASKHYKGKDVAVADVELVDFGSSYRYLGNHYGTPETAAYLRELSEESAPGAIVGAGSN from the coding sequence ATGTGCGGATTATGCGGATTCATGGACGAGGGGGAGGACGTCCCGCTCTCGGAAGGCCTTGATATGTTGTCCAAAATAAGGCACAGGGGGCCGGACCAGGTGGGTGTATACCTCGACGGCGAAGTGTCTTCGGCGGAAAAGATTTCGGGCCTCAAATTAAAGAGATCGAGCGGGAGCATATGCCTCGCCCAGTCACGGCTCGAAATCGTGGGCGGGAGAGACGGCGTACAGCCCATAGCGGGCGAAAGGCTCACGCTCGTCCACAACGGCGAGATATACAACCACAGGGAGCTCCGGAAGCTCCTGGTCGACGATTTCGGAACGGGGAGCGACAGCGAGGTCGTTCTCAGGGTTCTGGAAGAGTATTACGACGGCGATCTGCTAGGCGCCGTAAAGCAGGCCATGCCCGTTCTGGACGGCATGTATGCGCTGGCGGTGACCGACGGCGATTCGCTCGTGCTGGCGAGGGACCCGATAGGGAAGAAGCCCCTTTACTACACGGACGGGCTGCCGTTTTATTTCGCCTCGGAAAGAAAGGCCCTTCTACACGCGCGGAGCAACGACGAAATCAAGAGGGTTCTTCCCGGAAAGCTGGTCCTGGTGAACGGCGACGGGGTTTCGGTCCACGGTGGTTATGAGGTCGAAAGGCCGCCTATAGAGATAAACGACATGGAAGAGGCCATATGCGCCTACGGGGAAGCATTCGACCGCGCCGTGGAAAAGAGGGTGCGCGGGCTCGACAGGGTCGGGGTGCTGTTTTCGGGGGGCATAGACAGCGTGCTCGTGGCAAGGGCGCTTCAGCAGAAGGGGCTCAGGGTCACCTGCTACACAGTCGGGGCCGAGGGGAGCGGGGACGTGGATATGGCCGTAAAGGCGGCGCGCGAGCTCGGGCTCGAGATCAACGTCGAGTACCTGACGGACGCCTCGATAAGCTCGTGTCTGCCGGAGGTCATAAAGTCGATCGAGCTTAACGGGCTTCTGCAGGTGGAGGTGGCGATACCGATGTACATAGCCGCACGAAACTGTGCGAGGGACGGCCACAAGGTGATGTTCAGCGGGCAGGCGGCCGACGAGCTCTTCGCCGGATATTCCTGGTACAGGGACGTCGTCAGGGAGCACGGGCACCTTTATCTTCACCAGAAGCTCTGGGAGGATATAGACAAGCTGTACGAGGACACGCTCGAAAGGGAAGACAGGATGGCCATGGCGCATTCCATAGAGCTAAGGGCTCCGTTCCTCGACCGCGAGGTCATGAGGACCGCCATGAGGATAGCCCCGCATCTGAAGTTAACGGGCGGGGACGATGTTTACGGAAAGCGCGTCCACAGGGAGCTGTCGATGAGGAAGGGTATACCGAGGGAGTTTGCATACAGGGAGAAGTCTCCGGCCCAGGAAGGGACGGGGGTGCACGACATGATACAGGCCCTGGCTTCGAAGCACTACAAGGGAAAGGACGTAGCCGTAGCCGACGTCGAGCTCGTGGATTTCGGCAGCAGCTACCGTTATCTCGGGAACCATTACGGAACGCCCGAGACGGCGGCTTATCTGAGGGAGCTCAGCGAGGAGAGCGCGCCGGGGGCTATCGTGGGGGCCGGGAGTAATTAA
- a CDS encoding cysteine hydrolase produces the protein MEIKAVLLVVDMQNGFCGVGGSFDKFGFNIAPYRAIIPTLGKMINFMRIKGVPVYYAKAIREASGLDLLDRVHRILPESRQEKLGSMHLCIRDTWDADVIDEIYPTDDDYIVEKRRDSVFQDTEFELWLRSFGANTIIFTGIDTYICVESSVRDAFNKGYDVILLSDCVASRERKYHEASLGQIAESYGWVLTAEQFINRIEIGELTLSEIDQTPVEYSESGT, from the coding sequence ATGGAAATCAAGGCAGTCCTGTTGGTGGTAGACATGCAGAACGGGTTCTGCGGCGTGGGCGGTTCGTTCGACAAGTTCGGATTCAACATCGCCCCCTACAGGGCCATAATTCCGACGCTCGGGAAGATGATAAATTTCATGCGCATAAAGGGCGTCCCGGTGTACTATGCGAAGGCGATAAGGGAGGCTTCGGGCCTGGATCTTTTGGACAGGGTGCACAGGATACTCCCGGAAAGCAGGCAGGAGAAGCTCGGCAGCATGCATCTGTGCATAAGGGACACATGGGACGCCGACGTCATAGACGAGATCTACCCGACGGACGACGATTATATCGTCGAGAAGAGGCGCGACTCCGTTTTCCAGGATACGGAGTTCGAGCTGTGGCTGAGGTCGTTCGGGGCGAACACCATAATATTCACGGGAATAGACACGTATATCTGCGTCGAGAGCTCCGTAAGGGACGCTTTCAACAAGGGCTACGACGTCATACTCCTTAGCGACTGCGTCGCTTCGCGGGAGCGGAAGTACCACGAGGCGTCCCTCGGCCAGATAGCGGAGTCGTACGGATGGGTCTTGACGGCGGAGCAGTTCATTAACCGGATAGAGATAGGGGAGCTGACGCTGTCCGAAATCGATCAGACCCCTGTCGAATATTCGGAATCGGGCACCTGA
- a CDS encoding sodium:solute symporter — translation MNALDWLVVTVYVLVLLFLGRYFGKGQGTVEDYYLGGREMPWWAIGMSTMATQLGAISFISAPAFVALKPGGGLSWLGYEFAVPAAVVFVMIFIIPVIHREDIVSVYEYLEKRFDSGTRSIVSSIFLIGRALATGVSIYAIGLVLSAVWKLPLAPTILAIGAITIIYDAWGGMKAVVWSDVLQMVVLTLGIFVCGGAAYMLSGGREGVLSGFDAERLHIMKLGTHGFGDGDDFSFWALFLGGFFLYVSYYGCDQSQIQREMSASSLDDARKSLLLNGFARFLLVSAYVGMGLLVGAYAYENPEFMSLIPKDKLDYMVPIFVLNYLPHGLIGFIVVAIVAAFMSSLDSSINSLSAASMKDIYQKYVNSDSDDAHYVRWSRIMTVFWGVVCTGFAFVVGGISDTIIEAVNKVGSIFYGPVLAAFLLGLLFKRSGPSGVKPGVATGIAVNLVLWLGFPEVSWLWWNLTGCVSAVAVGYGVSLIYPYGGYTAGVYDASHGHGKWKARYVWLVSYMAAILLLSYLADRYWLK, via the coding sequence ATGAACGCACTCGACTGGCTCGTCGTAACCGTTTACGTACTCGTCCTCCTTTTCCTCGGGCGGTATTTCGGCAAGGGGCAGGGAACCGTCGAGGATTATTACCTGGGCGGAAGGGAGATGCCGTGGTGGGCGATAGGGATGTCTACCATGGCGACGCAGCTCGGGGCCATAAGCTTCATATCCGCCCCCGCGTTCGTCGCGCTCAAGCCCGGGGGCGGCCTGTCGTGGCTGGGGTACGAATTCGCCGTACCCGCGGCCGTGGTATTCGTGATGATCTTTATCATTCCCGTAATCCACAGGGAGGATATAGTCAGCGTTTACGAGTACCTGGAGAAGCGGTTCGATTCCGGAACGCGGTCTATCGTAAGCTCGATCTTCCTCATCGGGAGGGCGCTCGCCACGGGGGTGTCGATATACGCCATAGGGCTCGTGCTGTCCGCCGTCTGGAAGCTCCCCCTCGCGCCGACCATTCTCGCGATAGGCGCTATAACCATTATCTACGACGCGTGGGGAGGGATGAAGGCCGTCGTGTGGAGCGACGTGCTCCAGATGGTCGTTCTCACGCTCGGGATATTCGTATGCGGCGGCGCGGCCTATATGCTGTCCGGGGGCCGGGAGGGCGTCCTTTCGGGATTCGACGCCGAGCGGCTTCACATAATGAAGCTCGGGACCCACGGCTTCGGAGACGGCGACGACTTCAGCTTCTGGGCGCTCTTTTTGGGCGGGTTTTTCCTTTACGTCTCTTATTACGGATGCGACCAGAGCCAGATACAGAGGGAGATGTCGGCAAGCTCGCTCGACGACGCGAGGAAGTCGCTGCTGCTGAACGGGTTCGCGAGGTTCCTGCTCGTATCGGCTTACGTCGGCATGGGGCTTTTAGTGGGGGCGTACGCGTACGAGAATCCCGAGTTCATGAGCCTCATCCCCAAGGACAAGCTCGATTACATGGTTCCCATATTCGTGCTCAACTACCTTCCCCACGGGCTTATAGGATTCATCGTCGTGGCGATCGTCGCGGCCTTCATGTCGAGCCTCGATTCGTCAATCAACTCACTCAGCGCGGCGTCGATGAAGGACATCTATCAGAAATACGTGAATTCGGATTCCGACGACGCGCATTACGTCAGGTGGTCGAGGATAATGACCGTCTTCTGGGGGGTCGTCTGCACGGGGTTCGCGTTCGTCGTGGGGGGGATCTCGGACACGATTATAGAGGCCGTCAACAAGGTGGGCTCGATTTTTTACGGCCCGGTCCTGGCGGCGTTCCTGCTCGGCCTTCTTTTCAAAAGATCGGGCCCTTCGGGCGTGAAGCCGGGGGTAGCGACCGGGATCGCGGTTAATCTCGTCCTATGGCTGGGGTTCCCTGAAGTCTCGTGGCTCTGGTGGAACCTTACGGGCTGCGTTTCGGCGGTCGCGGTGGGGTACGGCGTGAGCCTTATATACCCTTATGGCGGCTACACGGCCGGGGTTTACGACGCCTCGCACGGGCACGGCAAGTGGAAAGCGAGGTATGTGTGGCTGGTTTCGTACATGGCGGCGATACTGCTCCTGAGCTACCTGGCCGACAGGTACTGGCTCAAATAA
- a CDS encoding nitroreductase family deazaflavin-dependent oxidoreductase — protein sequence MNEKRDGAGKRLLGWFGSTRAGAWTIINVGSAVDRRLIRASGGKLNMTFAWPCLLLKTTGAKTGKERTIPLLYLRDGDNFVLIASRGGNRRHPAWYVNLRANPEVEIFVDGETVKCTASDAVGEERDRLWEKAVGVYDGYEKYRKRAGEREIPVVVLRPERFSKPSA from the coding sequence ATGAACGAAAAAAGGGACGGCGCGGGGAAAAGGCTTCTCGGGTGGTTCGGCTCGACACGGGCCGGGGCGTGGACCATAATCAACGTCGGCTCGGCGGTGGACAGGCGGCTGATAAGGGCTTCGGGCGGGAAGCTCAACATGACGTTCGCGTGGCCGTGCCTTCTCCTTAAAACCACCGGCGCGAAAACTGGAAAAGAGAGGACCATCCCGCTCCTGTACCTGAGGGACGGGGATAATTTCGTCCTTATAGCGTCCAGGGGAGGGAACAGGAGGCACCCGGCGTGGTATGTAAACCTCAGGGCGAATCCGGAGGTCGAAATCTTCGTCGACGGTGAGACTGTGAAATGCACGGCGTCGGACGCCGTGGGCGAGGAGCGTGACAGGCTCTGGGAAAAGGCCGTCGGCGTTTATGACGGATACGAGAAATACCGGAAAAGGGCAGGGGAGAGGGAGATTCCGGTGGTGGTGCTGAGGCCGGAGCGGTTCTCTAAGCCTTCCGCCTGA
- a CDS encoding TonB-dependent receptor plug domain-containing protein, with protein MPETGETDSQGQFQLPEVTVTDAAEEGGTEGYIAEDANTATKTDAPILLTPFSVEVVDRNLMDDQYATNLDDVLRNVAGVIPGGYYKNYDYYRIRGFESGNNTFLDGLPLRRYISISEEVFGLERVEVLKGPASALYGYSNVGGS; from the coding sequence GTGCCAGAAACCGGCGAAACGGACAGCCAGGGCCAGTTCCAGCTGCCGGAAGTTACTGTAACCGACGCGGCCGAGGAAGGCGGGACCGAGGGCTATATCGCCGAGGACGCCAACACCGCGACCAAGACCGACGCCCCGATATTGCTGACACCGTTTTCGGTCGAGGTCGTGGACCGTAACCTCATGGACGACCAGTACGCGACAAATCTCGACGACGTTTTAAGGAATGTCGCCGGAGTCATACCCGGAGGCTATTACAAGAATTACGACTATTACCGGATAAGGGGCTTTGAGTCCGGGAACAACACATTCCTGGACGGGCTCCCCCTTCGCCGTTACATATCGATCTCGGAGGAAGTGTTCGGGCTCGAGCGGGTGGAGGTCCTTAAGGGGCCGGCGTCGGCGCTTTACGGGTACAGCAACGTGGGGGGCTCGTGA